A single Triticum dicoccoides isolate Atlit2015 ecotype Zavitan chromosome 2A, WEW_v2.0, whole genome shotgun sequence DNA region contains:
- the LOC119354988 gene encoding uncharacterized protein At2g33490-like, translated as MKSPLRKFRGLALPHHHKEKKDQRPPPAKLDNLVDAAQEMEEMRTCYDSLLSAAAATTNSVYEFAEAMEEMGTCLLEKTALDCDDDDSGRVLMMLGKAQFELQKFVDNYRTNIINTITNPSESLLKELQVVEEMKDHCDQKREEYETMRSAYKDKGRSRHPKTETFSPEQLQASYLEYQEDATLFIFRMKSLKQGQFLSILTQAARHHAAQLSFFRKGLKYLEALEPHVKAVAEKQHIDYHFSGLDDDTDNDDYSSYQDNHSEGSELSFDYGINFPASRSSMDLDQSNMASPTKPLKEHEQEHAKQRETDFAAPRVKPEFGTQSAPIFADNVLDPSVRLRKLNSPMFSSPLQSSRTNYSYKLPTPADDKISTSADTNRSPHSDKPESSHVAANLWHSSPLVKDYKPSSLYSGPVKMPSSTERRSSPLVYSYSTSDSKKMKRESFSGPIPSKAGLSKPLFSAAGHRASVNYPPRVMSTKSHGPGSLPSVAPKVPRITSLPTTSPRISELHELPRPPAALDTLRPGLVGYSGPLVSRRQIPTRASPPSNTASPLPRPPAAMTRSYSIPSNSQRTPIITVNKLLESRHSRESSEVSSPPLTPISLADVSRKAIAETTIDTRRMKETL; from the exons ATGAAATCGCCATTGCGCAAGTTCCGGGGCCTCGCCCTCCCCCACcaccacaaggagaagaaggaccaACGGCCGCCGCCCGCCAAGCTCGACAACCTCGTCGACGCCGCCCAG GAGATGGAGGAAATGAGAACTTGTTATGATAGCTTGCTTTCGGCTGCAGCTGCAACAACAAATAGTGTATATG AGTTTGCAGAAGCTATGGAAGAAATGGGAACTTGCTTACTTGAGAAAACTGCATTGGATTGCGATGATGATGACAGTG GCAGGGTGCTGATGATGCTAGGAAAGGCTCAATTCGAACTACAAAAGTTTGTGGATAACTAT CGCACAAATATCATAAATACAATCACAAACCCTTCAGAGTCTCTTCTCAAGGAGCTACAAGTTGTAGAG GAAATGAAGGACCACTGTGATCAGAAAAG AGAGGAATATGAAACCATGCGGTCAGCCTATAAAGATAAAGGACGATCAAGGCATCCCAAAACTGAAACATTCTCCCCAGAACAAttgcaagcgtcctatctcgagtaCCAAGAAGATGCAACATTATTCATATTTCGCATGAAATCATTGAAGCAAGGTCAATTCTTGAGTATTTTAACACAGGCTGCTCGCCATCATGCTGCTCAG TTGAGTTTTTTCAGGAAAGGGTTGAAGTATCTAGAGGCTCTAGAACCTCATGTAAAAGCAGTTGCTGAGAAGCAGCACATTGATTATCACTTCAGTGGACTAGATGATGACACTGATAATGATGATTACAGCTCTTACCAGGACAATCATAGTGAGGGCAGTGAGTTGAGTTTTGACTACGGGATAAACTTTCCTGCTTCCAGGAGTTCAATGGAT TTGGATCAGTCTAATATGGCGAGTCCCACGAAACCTCTGAAGGAACATGAGCAG GAACATGCCAAACAAAGAGAGACTGATTTTGCAGCTCCTCGAGTGAAGCCTGAGTTTGGTACTCAATCAGCACCAATTTTTGCTGATAATGTGCTTGATCCATCTGTGAGGCTTCGCAAGTTGAATTCTCCAATGTTCTCGAGCCCACTACAGTCAAGTAGAACAAACTATTCCTACAAACTCCCGACACCAGCTGATGATAAAATCTCCACTTCAGCAGACACCAACAGATCACCTCATTCAGACAAACCAGAGAGTTCACATGTGGCAGCAAATTTGTGGCATTCCTCTCCGCTCGTGAAAGATTATAAGCCGAGCTCCTTGTATAGCGGGCCTGTTAAGATGCCATCAAGTACTGAGAGGAGATCATCACCATTAGTTTATTCCTACTCCACTTCAGATTCTAAGAAAATGAAGAGGGAATCTTTTTCTGGCCCAATTCCTAGTAAAGCAGGGCTAAGCAAACCCTTGTTTTCAGCTGCTGGTCACAGAGCATCAGTAAATTATCCTCCTCGTGTTATGTCAACAAAATCACATGGACCAGGTTCTCTTCCATCTGTGGCTCCAAAAGTCCCTAGGATAACTTCACTGCCAACAACATCCCCCAGAATTAGTGAGCTTCATGAGCTGCCTAGGCCTCCTGCAGCTTTAGACACTCTCCGGCCTGGTTTGGTTGGATATTCTGGTCCTTTGGTATCAAGGCGGCAAATTCCTACCCGTGCCTCCCCACCGTCAAATACAGCATCACCGCTTCCACGACCACCTGCTGCCATGACTCGCAGCTATTCTATACCTTCAAACAGCCAAAGAACACCTATTATTACTGTGAATAAGTTGTTGGAGTCTAGGCATAGCAGAGAGAGCAGCGAAGTGTCCTCGCCCCCACTAACACCTATATCTTTGGCAGATGTTTCCCGCAAAGCAATAGCAGAAACAACTATAGACACCAGAAGGATGAAGG AAACCTTGTGA